The genomic window GTGAGCGGCGACGACGCGGTTCGCCGTTCGCCGACCGTCGAATCGGTGTCGCTCGGCGACGGGGCGAACGACTACGCGGGCGAGGTGCCGACCGACGAGGGCGGCAGCGGCCTCGAGTTCTACGCCGTCCGCGAGTACGAGCCGGGCGATCCGGTCCGGTCGATCGACTGGCGGCGATACGCCGGGAGCCGGGAGCTGGCGACCGTCGAGTACCGCGCCGAGCGGGCGACGCGGATCGTCTGCGTCGTCGACGCCCGACCGAGCCAGTTCAGTGCGGCGACGACCGCACGGCCTCCCGCGATCGAGCGGTCGGCCGACGCCGCCGAGCGAGCGCTCGAGGCGCTGGTGGCCGCGGGCCATCCGACCGGCGTCGTCGGGCTCCACGAGCGGCGGTTGACGACCGTCGCTCCGGGAACTGACCCCGCGACGAGACGGGAAGCGTCGCAGCTACTCGAGGGCGTCCGGGAGGCCAATTACCTCGGCTACCGGTCGAACGCTCGGACGCGAACCGACGATCCCGTCGCGGACCTTCCCCGGACGCTGCCGGGCGAGGCGCAGGTGTACCTGTTCTCCTCGTTCGTGGACGACGAGCCGGTCGACCTCGTCGAGCGGCTTCGGGCGCGGGGGTACGCGGTCCGCGTGATCTCGCCGGACGTCACGGCCGGCCCCGACGATATCTCGACGCGGCTGGAATCGCTCGACCGGGAGACGCGACTGGCTCGAGCCCGCGCGACGGGCGCTCGCGTCATCGACTGGGACCGCGAGCAGTCGCTCGGGGTCTTACTTCGCAACGCGATCAGGACGGGAGGGACCCGATGAACACCGACGGTCGACTCCCGCCGACGACGAGGCGAGGGATCGCGTTGGCCGCCGGTATCGGTGCGCTGGCGCTCGCCCTCGCGGAACCGCTCGTTGCCGCCGGCGTCCTCGTCGGGATCGGTCTCGCGGCGGCGGTGGGGTTGTCCGCGAGTTCGTACCGCCGCGTCGCGGTCGCGTCGGCGCTGCTGCCGATCGTCGTCCTCGGCGGGGTCGCCGTGGTCGGTCTCGCGGGAGCGCCGATAGCGGCTCTCTCGGCGCTCGTCGGCGTGATCCTCGGACTCACCGCGGGTGGCGTCCTCGGTGGTGAGCCGACACCGGTCGCGCTCCTACGAGCGGGCGCGGCCGCGCTCTGTTCGGCGGTCGTCGCCGGCGGCGTAGCACTTCTCGCCGCCGGAATCGATACGCTGGGCGGTGCTGGACCCGCACTCGAAGCGGTCCCGTGGCTCACCGGCTACGGGCCGTCCGGACTGTTCCTCGCGCTCGTCGCCGCCGCCGTCGCGGTCGCGTCCGCCCTCTTTCTCGTCCCGCCGGCGGCGTTTACCGTCCCCTCGAGACGCGACGCCTACGACGGGACTCGAAACGCACTCACGAGGATGATCGGGGTCGCGGCCGCGCTCGCGATTGCCGTGCTGGCGGTACTGACGATGCTCTCCCCGTTCGCCCCGCCGCTCGAGTCGCTCGTCGACGCGGTCGCCGGCAGCGTGGTCGTTCGCGGACCGCTCGCGGCCGTGACGGGTGTGGCCGCCGTCGTCGCCGTCTCGGCGGCGGTCGTCCGCGGCGCGTGGGTCCAGACGGACGGGCGTCGAAACGCGACCGTCGCGATCGTCGTCGGCGCGGTCTCCGGCGTGGGGCTCGCGGTCGCCGGCGTCGGGAGTCTCGGC from Natrinema versiforme includes these protein-coding regions:
- a CDS encoding DUF58 domain-containing protein, which encodes MSDRTVERLGGDEWAITATLALAGLGIAAGSQLLVAAATLPLWYVAAAAFGTNRPAMVRVNRRISVRDGASGGVIDDVDESTNSGSAAVSADPGETVTVRTTVQNAGSETIVDLRVVDGVPEALPVVSGSPRACETLEPLEETTLEYEIEPRRGEHAFDDATVRTRDLTGTVAETWRAGVSGDDAVRRSPTVESVSLGDGANDYAGEVPTDEGGSGLEFYAVREYEPGDPVRSIDWRRYAGSRELATVEYRAERATRIVCVVDARPSQFSAATTARPPAIERSADAAERALEALVAAGHPTGVVGLHERRLTTVAPGTDPATRREASQLLEGVREANYLGYRSNARTRTDDPVADLPRTLPGEAQVYLFSSFVDDEPVDLVERLRARGYAVRVISPDVTAGPDDISTRLESLDRETRLARARATGARVIDWDREQSLGVLLRNAIRTGGTR